One part of the Loxodonta africana isolate mLoxAfr1 chromosome 13, mLoxAfr1.hap2, whole genome shotgun sequence genome encodes these proteins:
- the ISLR gene encoding immunoglobulin superfamily containing leucine-rich repeat protein, with amino-acid sequence MQELCLLCWAVLLGLGQACPEPCDCGEKYGFQIADCAYRDLETVPPGFPSNVTTLSLSANRLPGLPSGAFEEVPLLQSLWLAHNEIRTVAAGALASLGHLKSLDLSHNLISDFAWSDLHNLSALQLLKMDSNELAFIPRDAFRSLRSLRSLQLNHNRLHTLAEGTFAPLTALSHLQINDNPFDCTCGIVWLKTWALATTVSIPEQDNIACTSPHVLKGTPLSRLPPLPCSAPSVQLTYQPSQDGAELRPGFVLALHCDVDGQPAPQLHWHIQTPGGTVEIASPNVGVDGRAPPGALAASGRPRFQAFANGSLLIPDFGKLEEGTYSCLATNELGSAESSVNVALATPGEGGEDALGRRFHGKAAEGKGCYTVDNEVQPSGPEDNVVIIYLSRAGNHEAAVVAGGGPGQQPLGLLLLGQSLLLLFLASF; translated from the coding sequence ATGCAGGAGCTGTGTCTGCTGTGCTGGGCGGTTCTCCTGGGCCTGGGGCAGGCCTGTCCCGAGCCCTGTGATTGTGGGGAGAAGTACGGCTTCCAGATAGCAGACTGTGCCTACCGAGACCTGGAGACCGTGCCACCCGGCTTCCCATCCAACGTCACCACGTTGAGCTTGTCTGCCAACCGTCTTCCAGGATTGCCTAGTGGCGCCTTTGAGGAGGTGCCCCTGCTGCAGTCGCTGTGGCTGGCGCACAATGAGATTCGCACGGTGGCTGCCGGTGCCCTGGCCTCTCTTGGCCATCTCAAGAGCCTGGACCTCAGTCACAACCTCATCTCTGACTTTGCCTGGAGCGACCTGCACAACCTCAGTGCCCTGCAGCTGCTCAAGATGGACAGCAACGAGCTGGCCTTCATCCCCCGAGATGCCTTCCGCAGCCTTCGTTCCCTGCGCTCGCTGCAGCTCAACCACAACCGCTTGCACACGCTGGCCGAGGGCACCTTCGCGCCACTCACCGCGCTGTCTCACCTGCAGATCAACGATAACCCCTTTGACTGCACCTGCGGCATCGTGTGGCTCAAGACGTGGGCTCTGGCCACTACCGTGTCCATCCCAGAGCAGGACAACATCGCCTGCACCTCACCGCATGTGCTGAAGGGCACGCCGCTGAGCCGCCTGCCACCGCTGCCATGCTCGGCACCCTCGGTGCAGCTCACCTACCAGCCCAGCCAGGACGGGGCAGAGCTGCGGCCCGGCTTTGTGCTGGCGCTTCACTGTGACGTGGATGGGCAGCCGGCACCCCAGCTGCACTGGCACATCCAGACGCCCGGGGGCACCGTGGAGATCGCCAGCCCCAATGTGGGTGTGGACGGACGTGCCCCACCTGGTGCGCTGGCAGCCAGTGGCAGGCCCCGCTTCCAGGCCTTTGCCAATGGCAGCCTGCTCATCCCCGACTTTGGCAAGCTGGAGGAGGGCACCTACAGCTGCCTGGCCACCAACGAGCTGGGTAGTGCCGAGAGCTCTGTGAACGTGGCGTTAGCCACGCCAGGCGAGGGTGGCGAGGACGCACTGGGCCGCCGGTTCCACGGCAAAGCGGCTGAGGGCAAGGGCTGCTACACCGTTGACAATGAGGTGCAGCCATCGGGGCCTGAGGACAATGTCGTCATCATCTACCTCAGCCGGGCTGGGAATCACGAGGCCGCAGTAGTGGCAGGAGGAGGCCCTGGGCAGCAGCCCCTGGGCTTGCTCCTGCTGGGCCAAAgcctccttctcctcttcctcgcCTCCTTCTAG